The following proteins are encoded in a genomic region of Nonomuraea muscovyensis:
- a CDS encoding EamA family transporter, with protein MQTLSRSATGSVSPPGNTLGLTALTAAAPVSWGTTYLVTTEFLPPGHPLVSGVIRALPAGLILLAITRKLPHGTWLWRSLLLGTLNIGALFALLFVAAYRLPGGVAATLTAVQPLLVVGLAFLLLGEKPTGWRLGWGLVGVVGVGLIVLRGRLAFDLLGILAGIAAAGVMAAGIVLTKRWGRPEGVGAATIAGWQLTAGGLVLVPLALAFEGLPPALDLRAIGGYAWLSVVGALLSFLIWFHGIGKLPVVAVSFLALLSPMVATILGWLFVGESLTPWQGVGFVLALTAIAAAQLTPDVVRTLVRIPVTTEGE; from the coding sequence ATGCAGACCCTGAGCCGGTCGGCCACGGGCAGCGTGTCTCCGCCCGGCAACACCCTGGGACTGACCGCGCTGACCGCGGCCGCGCCGGTCAGCTGGGGCACCACGTACCTGGTCACCACCGAGTTCCTCCCGCCCGGCCACCCGCTGGTGTCCGGGGTGATCCGCGCGCTGCCGGCGGGGCTGATCCTGCTCGCCATCACGCGCAAGCTGCCCCATGGCACGTGGCTGTGGCGCTCGTTGCTGCTCGGCACCCTCAACATCGGCGCGCTCTTCGCGCTGCTGTTCGTCGCCGCCTATCGATTGCCGGGGGGCGTCGCGGCTACCCTTACCGCCGTCCAGCCGCTGCTCGTCGTCGGCCTGGCGTTCCTGCTGCTGGGGGAGAAGCCCACAGGCTGGCGGCTCGGCTGGGGCCTGGTCGGCGTGGTGGGCGTCGGCTTGATCGTCCTGCGCGGCCGGCTCGCCTTCGACCTGCTCGGCATCCTGGCCGGCATCGCAGCCGCCGGTGTGATGGCCGCCGGGATCGTCCTGACCAAACGTTGGGGACGTCCGGAGGGCGTCGGCGCAGCGACCATCGCCGGCTGGCAGCTCACCGCGGGTGGTCTCGTGCTCGTCCCGCTCGCGCTTGCGTTCGAGGGGCTTCCGCCCGCGCTGGATCTTCGTGCGATCGGCGGCTACGCGTGGCTGTCTGTTGTGGGGGCCCTGCTTTCCTTCCTGATCTGGTTCCACGGCATCGGCAAGCTGCCCGTGGTCGCCGTTTCGTTCCTGGCCCTGCTCTCACCCATGGTTGCCACGATCCTGGGCTGGCTGTTCGTCGGTGAATCCCTGACGCCGTGGCAGGGTGTCGGGTTCGTGCTCGCGCTGACCGCCATCGCCGCCGCGCAGCTGACCCCCGACGTCGTCCGCACCCTGGTCCGTATCCCCGTCACCACCGAAGGAGAATGA
- a CDS encoding NAD(P)/FAD-dependent oxidoreductase, whose amino-acid sequence MFDVVIVGGGPAGMAAALTFGRVHRPVVLIDAGEGRNATAGNVHNFLTRDGTPPAELRKLGREELAAYRTVQTTAGTVTDARALDGGGFHLDLSGGGTAAARRLLLATGLADELPGPRGVEALWGRSAFHCPYCHGYECTGKQVAVLGADPARVRLALQLSRFAADVALCTGGQPLDPAARATLESHGVAVRCEAIARLEGTDGRLEQIVFEKGPSLARDAVFVVNVPRRRSDLADRLGCTVFADGCVEVNEFGQTSVPGVYAAGDMARRVTVPMPMAAVIAAAASGTVAAAVIDQDLLCADFGLPNPLAQARG is encoded by the coding sequence ATGTTCGACGTCGTCATCGTCGGCGGAGGTCCGGCCGGCATGGCCGCTGCTCTGACCTTCGGACGGGTCCATCGGCCGGTGGTGTTGATCGACGCCGGGGAGGGCCGTAACGCCACCGCCGGCAACGTGCACAACTTCCTCACCCGGGACGGCACGCCTCCCGCCGAGTTGCGCAAGCTCGGCCGTGAGGAACTGGCCGCGTATCGAACGGTCCAGACAACGGCGGGGACGGTCACCGATGCCCGCGCGCTGGACGGTGGCGGCTTCCACCTGGACCTGTCCGGAGGTGGGACTGCAGCCGCGCGGCGCCTCCTGCTGGCTACCGGGCTGGCCGACGAGCTTCCCGGCCCGCGCGGAGTAGAAGCGCTGTGGGGCCGTTCCGCCTTCCACTGCCCCTACTGCCACGGCTACGAATGCACCGGCAAGCAGGTCGCCGTGCTCGGCGCGGATCCGGCCCGGGTACGGCTGGCGCTGCAGCTGAGCCGCTTCGCCGCCGACGTCGCGCTCTGCACCGGCGGTCAGCCGCTCGACCCGGCGGCGCGGGCCACGCTGGAATCGCATGGTGTCGCCGTGCGCTGCGAGGCCATCGCCCGGCTGGAGGGGACGGACGGCCGGCTGGAACAGATCGTGTTCGAAAAGGGCCCGTCCCTGGCCAGGGACGCGGTGTTCGTCGTCAACGTGCCGCGCCGGCGCTCCGATCTGGCTGATCGTCTCGGCTGCACGGTCTTCGCCGACGGGTGCGTGGAGGTGAACGAGTTCGGCCAGACCAGCGTGCCCGGCGTGTACGCGGCCGGTGACATGGCACGGCGGGTCACCGTGCCGATGCCCATGGCCGCGGTCATCGCTGCGGCGGCCAGTGGCACCGTCGCCGCGGCGGTCATCGACCAAGACCTGCTGTGCGCTGACTTCGGCCTGCCCAACCCGCTCGCGCAGGCTAGGGGCTGA
- a CDS encoding SDR family oxidoreductase, translated as MSRTVLVTGATGTVSTALMNALEGADVHLRALVHEASKADGPRGRGAEVFVGDLDDARSLPPAFEGVQDVWLLTPNGPRAPENNMNAVWAARQAGVERIVRLSVVGAAHDAPTRSGRLHALSDRETERCGMRWTILRPHWFMQNLLNEAGDIAATGTFSLNMASARIGMIDVRDIAECAARVLLDDPDRHHGETYTLTGPRSLTFDEVADPLSLALGRSITYLPVSDDAKRKTLLGYGVPKWIVDMLEEYAQAYAAGWGDFTTDTVAGLLGHPPRDIADFVRDHAAAFASADDN; from the coding sequence GTGTCACGCACCGTGCTGGTCACCGGAGCCACCGGAACCGTGTCCACCGCACTGATGAATGCGCTGGAAGGAGCCGATGTGCACCTTCGTGCTCTCGTCCACGAAGCGTCCAAGGCGGACGGCCCGCGCGGGCGGGGCGCCGAGGTCTTCGTCGGTGACCTCGATGACGCTCGGTCGCTGCCGCCCGCCTTCGAGGGCGTGCAGGACGTGTGGCTGCTCACCCCGAACGGCCCGCGCGCTCCGGAGAACAACATGAACGCCGTGTGGGCCGCACGCCAGGCCGGTGTGGAGCGCATCGTGCGCCTGTCCGTCGTCGGCGCGGCGCACGACGCGCCGACGCGCAGCGGCAGGCTGCACGCGCTGTCCGACCGGGAGACCGAACGGTGCGGCATGCGCTGGACGATCCTGCGTCCCCACTGGTTCATGCAGAACCTGCTGAACGAGGCTGGCGACATCGCCGCCACCGGCACCTTCTCGCTGAACATGGCCTCGGCGCGGATCGGCATGATCGACGTACGCGACATCGCCGAGTGCGCTGCCCGCGTGCTCCTCGACGACCCGGACCGTCACCACGGCGAGACGTACACGCTCACCGGCCCGCGCTCGCTGACGTTCGACGAGGTCGCCGACCCCCTGAGTCTCGCTCTCGGCAGGTCCATCACGTACCTGCCGGTCAGCGACGACGCCAAGCGCAAGACACTGCTCGGCTACGGCGTTCCGAAATGGATCGTCGACATGCTCGAGGAGTACGCGCAGGCGTATGCCGCCGGCTGGGGAGACTTCACCACCGATACGGTGGCCGGCCTGCTCGGCCACCCCCCGCGCGACATCGCCGACTTCGTCCGCGACCACGCCGCGGCGTTCGCCTCGGCCGATGACAACTGA
- a CDS encoding TetR/AcrR family transcriptional regulator has protein sequence MTSEDFVPAALRRLWRMPDSSRLGRPAALDVDLVVTAAVEIADRDGLGGVTIPKVAKSLGFTGMSLYRHVGSKDELLTLMADAAAGTPPDLDTDDWREGLRTWAFALRAVFRRRPWLTRVPASGPPSGPNQIAWMEAALAIMSRTRLDWAHKVGILTLINGYVVQSVRQYSELAEGRAEGQGQADAERDYGRALVRLVDSEHFPETARLFSSALFEALPSDTPDATIADMDFSLGLEVILDGVAVRIERSSS, from the coding sequence ATGACCAGCGAGGACTTCGTTCCGGCGGCGCTGCGCCGGCTGTGGCGGATGCCGGACTCCTCGCGTCTCGGGCGGCCCGCGGCCCTCGACGTCGACCTGGTCGTCACCGCCGCGGTGGAGATCGCCGACCGTGACGGGCTCGGCGGCGTGACGATTCCCAAGGTCGCCAAGAGCCTCGGCTTCACGGGGATGTCCCTCTACCGGCACGTCGGATCCAAGGACGAGTTGCTCACGCTCATGGCCGACGCCGCTGCGGGCACGCCGCCGGACCTGGACACCGACGACTGGCGCGAAGGGCTGCGCACCTGGGCCTTCGCGCTGCGCGCGGTGTTCCGGCGTCGACCGTGGCTGACGCGCGTGCCCGCCTCCGGACCGCCCTCTGGCCCTAACCAGATCGCCTGGATGGAGGCCGCGCTCGCAATCATGTCCCGCACCCGCCTCGACTGGGCGCACAAGGTCGGCATCCTGACGCTGATCAACGGCTACGTGGTCCAGTCGGTGCGGCAGTACAGCGAGCTCGCCGAGGGCAGGGCCGAAGGCCAGGGGCAGGCCGACGCCGAGCGCGACTACGGTCGCGCGCTGGTCCGGCTCGTCGATTCCGAGCACTTCCCCGAGACGGCCCGGCTGTTCTCCTCGGCGCTGTTCGAGGCGCTGCCGTCGGACACCCCAGACGCGACGATCGCCGACATGGACTTCTCGCTCGGACTGGAGGTGATCCTCGACGGCGTCGCCGTCCGGATCGAGCGCTCCAGTTCCTGA
- a CDS encoding MarR family winged helix-turn-helix transcriptional regulator, with translation MEDNVDWRMDQWRTERPDIDPTPMGVVARIQRACRLLERELRDHFATHDLQLWEFDILGTLRRSGHPYQLTAGQLVESSMVTSGAITNRIDRLVARELVTREVDPLNRRSVLITLTERGRELIDRVVVNHVDLEAKLLSKLSRHDQEHLAGLLRKLLTSLGDYSPGNPLNP, from the coding sequence GTGGAGGACAACGTCGACTGGCGGATGGACCAGTGGCGGACCGAGCGGCCCGATATCGACCCCACGCCGATGGGCGTGGTGGCCCGGATCCAACGCGCCTGCCGGCTACTCGAACGCGAGCTTCGTGACCACTTCGCCACGCATGACCTGCAGCTCTGGGAATTCGACATCCTGGGGACGCTGCGCCGGTCCGGGCATCCGTATCAGCTCACCGCGGGGCAGTTGGTCGAGTCGTCGATGGTCACCTCCGGAGCGATCACCAACCGGATCGACCGTCTCGTCGCCAGAGAACTGGTGACCCGCGAGGTCGATCCCCTCAATCGGCGCAGCGTGTTGATCACGTTGACCGAGCGCGGCCGGGAGCTCATCGACCGTGTCGTCGTCAATCATGTCGACCTGGAGGCGAAGCTCCTCAGCAAGCTGAGCCGCCATGACCAGGAACATCTGGCCGGACTACTGCGTAAGCTGCTCACCAGTCTCGGCGACTACTCGCCCGGCAATCCCCTGAATCCGTAG
- a CDS encoding CGNR zinc finger domain-containing protein codes for MANERAAEPVPDNLTAGTAPMPLRVIEEFVNTRRRDGDEIGTPQQLAQWLHTRGLMPGDADVNAEQRDRAERVREGLRALIAENNAEPIASPRPDGLNPAARAELADLARDLPLTLDVTVLPPRLVARARVPVDAALARLLAVVAEAVAADTWTRLKACREPSCRWAFYDYSRNRRRTWCSMDICGNRAKARASHHRKSTARP; via the coding sequence ATGGCGAATGAGCGTGCTGCCGAGCCGGTGCCGGACAACCTCACGGCCGGGACGGCGCCGATGCCGCTGCGCGTGATCGAGGAGTTCGTCAACACTCGCCGCCGGGACGGCGACGAGATCGGAACACCACAGCAGCTGGCGCAGTGGCTGCACACCCGCGGCCTGATGCCTGGCGACGCCGATGTGAACGCGGAGCAGCGCGACCGTGCCGAACGGGTACGCGAGGGACTGCGCGCGCTGATCGCCGAGAACAACGCCGAGCCCATCGCGAGCCCGCGTCCGGACGGCCTCAATCCCGCTGCCCGCGCCGAACTCGCCGACCTCGCTCGCGACCTCCCGCTGACGCTCGACGTGACCGTCCTTCCGCCCCGGCTGGTGGCCCGGGCCCGGGTGCCGGTGGATGCCGCGCTGGCCCGACTGCTCGCCGTCGTCGCCGAAGCCGTGGCGGCCGACACGTGGACACGGCTCAAGGCCTGCCGGGAGCCTAGCTGCCGATGGGCCTTCTACGACTACTCCCGCAATCGGCGCCGGACCTGGTGCTCAATGGACATTTGCGGGAACCGCGCCAAAGCCCGCGCCTCTCACCATCGCAAGTCCACCGCGCGCCCTTGA
- a CDS encoding SRPBCC family protein: MATVHKEIIIDADPAAVWAIIGDFTDGPTRMAPGLVTDSRLDEPDVRVVTFADGTVARERLITLDEETRRLVFSVIGDTMQPTHDNASMQVVAHGDGRSRFVWIHDVQPDDLTIPMGAVMDHGLSIFKQTVESSSEHLR, from the coding sequence ATGGCCACCGTGCATAAAGAGATCATCATCGATGCCGACCCCGCGGCCGTGTGGGCGATCATCGGCGACTTCACCGACGGGCCCACCCGGATGGCACCGGGTTTGGTAACCGACAGCCGGCTCGACGAGCCGGACGTCAGGGTCGTCACGTTCGCCGACGGAACTGTGGCGCGTGAGCGGCTCATCACGCTCGACGAGGAGACGCGTCGGCTCGTCTTCTCTGTCATCGGCGACACCATGCAACCGACACACGACAACGCGTCGATGCAGGTCGTTGCGCACGGGGACGGCCGCAGCCGGTTCGTATGGATCCATGACGTGCAACCGGACGACCTCACCATCCCGATGGGCGCCGTAATGGACCACGGCCTGAGCATCTTCAAGCAGACGGTGGAGTCCTCCAGCGAGCACCTCCGCTAG
- a CDS encoding helix-turn-helix domain-containing protein: MKSSDSMRIGELAERFDLAPHVLRHWEAMGLLAPASRVNGRRRFTRDHVIRVMTIIRAKAAGMSLEQIREVLTVSGQAERQALLQRHHAELERRLYEISASKALIEHLMQCTADDFTQCPDYRRIAETAAGPQNLHNDGCVI; encoded by the coding sequence ATGAAGTCAAGCGATTCCATGCGGATCGGGGAACTCGCGGAGCGGTTCGACCTGGCCCCGCATGTCCTGCGCCACTGGGAGGCCATGGGCCTGCTGGCCCCCGCCTCCAGGGTCAACGGCCGCCGCCGCTTCACCCGCGACCACGTCATCCGCGTCATGACGATCATCCGCGCCAAAGCGGCGGGCATGAGCTTGGAGCAGATCCGCGAGGTTCTCACCGTCTCCGGCCAGGCCGAGCGCCAGGCACTCCTCCAGCGGCACCACGCGGAACTGGAACGCCGGCTGTACGAGATATCGGCCTCCAAGGCGCTCATCGAGCACCTTATGCAGTGCACAGCGGACGACTTCACCCAGTGCCCCGACTACCGGCGGATTGCGGAGACCGCGGCTGGACCCCAGAACCTCCACAACGACGGGTGCGTGATCTGA
- a CDS encoding hemerythrin domain-containing protein produces MLLQPLRDEHAHLLPHIETLCTVADTLDHTTPEALDTALTELELFLRDHLIPHAEAEDRVLYPVIDRVMGAAEATATMSRDHVEVGRLAHELGTLHDALDREGLSDERRAALRRVLYGLYTLVKVHFAKEEELYLPLLEQRLQASEAEQLFVELAHAEHRH; encoded by the coding sequence ATGCTGCTCCAACCGCTGCGTGACGAGCACGCGCACCTGTTGCCGCACATCGAAACACTGTGCACAGTGGCCGACACGCTGGATCACACGACACCCGAGGCGCTCGACACTGCGCTTACCGAGCTCGAACTGTTCTTGCGCGATCATCTCATCCCGCACGCCGAAGCCGAGGACCGGGTGCTGTATCCCGTGATCGACCGGGTGATGGGAGCTGCGGAGGCCACCGCGACGATGTCCAGGGACCACGTCGAGGTCGGTCGGCTCGCGCACGAGCTCGGCACGCTGCACGACGCGCTGGACAGAGAAGGGCTCAGCGACGAACGGCGGGCCGCTCTACGCCGCGTCCTCTACGGCCTGTACACGTTGGTCAAGGTCCATTTCGCGAAAGAAGAGGAGCTCTACCTGCCGCTCCTCGAACAGCGGCTTCAGGCGTCCGAGGCAGAGCAGCTCTTCGTCGAGTTGGCGCACGCCGAACACCGCCACTGA
- a CDS encoding DUF418 domain-containing protein, translated as MSVHAAPRLSRGPVQRAERALAPDLARGAMLLIIALANVAGVVFASQPGLDATPEGVDRGLNFLLFELVHARGYPVFAVMFGYGLVQLAHRQDASGATPKQVRSVLIHRNLWLVAFGFAHAALLFYGDFLGAYGIVGIVMTLVLLRRSERFHRIVLVLWALSAVQILVIGALVASRVLEGLGGSAPLPAGHIDSLAAPGYLESMLDRLGEWPMHTLTVLPFIMIAWLGMWAARRRVLEEPARHKTLLAWTAVLGLGVAIAGGLPAALVSAGWLHVEESAAGLTLMLHGASGMFAGPGYVAVFGLIAMRVTRPGSVVGALSALGRRSLSGYLFQSVAWLVLLAPFTLALGNRFGSPTVTGLIIAVTVWLTTVLVARLLDKRKQAGPAEFVLRRLTYGPRA; from the coding sequence ATGAGCGTTCATGCCGCACCGCGGCTGTCGAGAGGACCGGTCCAACGGGCCGAACGTGCTCTCGCGCCGGACCTCGCCCGGGGCGCGATGCTGCTGATCATCGCGCTGGCCAACGTCGCCGGAGTCGTCTTCGCCAGCCAGCCCGGACTCGACGCCACCCCGGAAGGAGTCGACCGCGGCCTCAACTTCCTGCTCTTCGAACTCGTCCACGCCCGCGGGTACCCGGTCTTCGCCGTCATGTTCGGCTACGGACTCGTCCAACTCGCCCACCGCCAGGACGCCTCCGGCGCCACGCCGAAGCAGGTCCGCTCCGTGCTGATCCACCGCAATCTCTGGCTCGTCGCCTTCGGGTTCGCGCACGCCGCCTTGCTGTTCTACGGCGACTTCCTCGGCGCCTACGGGATCGTCGGGATCGTGATGACCCTGGTGCTGCTGCGCCGCAGCGAGAGGTTCCACCGGATAGTACTGGTGCTCTGGGCGCTGTCGGCGGTCCAGATCCTGGTCATCGGCGCCCTCGTGGCGAGTCGCGTCCTCGAGGGTCTGGGCGGGTCGGCCCCGCTGCCGGCGGGCCACATCGACTCCCTCGCCGCGCCCGGGTACCTGGAGTCCATGCTGGACCGCCTCGGCGAATGGCCGATGCACACCCTGACCGTCCTGCCCTTCATCATGATCGCCTGGCTCGGCATGTGGGCCGCCCGCCGCCGCGTCCTCGAAGAGCCCGCCCGCCACAAGACCCTGCTCGCGTGGACCGCCGTCCTCGGACTCGGCGTCGCCATCGCCGGAGGGCTCCCGGCCGCCTTGGTCAGTGCCGGATGGCTGCACGTCGAGGAGTCGGCCGCCGGTCTGACGCTGATGCTCCACGGCGCCAGCGGCATGTTCGCCGGCCCGGGTTACGTGGCCGTCTTCGGCCTGATCGCCATGCGGGTGACCCGGCCCGGCTCCGTCGTCGGTGCCCTCTCGGCCCTGGGCCGGCGCTCGCTGTCGGGATACCTGTTCCAATCGGTGGCCTGGCTCGTCCTCCTGGCGCCCTTCACGCTCGCCCTCGGCAACCGTTTCGGCAGTCCCACGGTGACCGGTCTGATCATCGCGGTGACCGTCTGGCTCACGACCGTTCTGGTGGCCCGTCTGCTCGACAAGCGCAAGCAGGCCGGTCCCGCCGAGTTCGTCCTGCGCCGCCTGACCTACGGGCCTCGGGCGTAG